From one Lolium rigidum isolate FL_2022 chromosome 4, APGP_CSIRO_Lrig_0.1, whole genome shotgun sequence genomic stretch:
- the LOC124646484 gene encoding uncharacterized protein LOC124646484 → MWVEILCGLVAYKLIRTIFFSGDGLDQLADLDSSHSDLCFAVASRLEKLYGGRCFVGLRIPDPDAGARQHVDVVLVTKREVMVVAIKNLSGFVEVDKDGNWYTEKKRKQEVIPNPVVEVNRIAANLQSYLEQRGATLPNGIVSGRVVLPNPNCRPSYTINLQPEVISHDQWNDLKADTKGGVSTWIKGAFSGSKSDIQDSLLQNLYSILSTSPMWDRLELRGDKNVLGEFMEFKGRHEDMQLLKKLKRSKVSRFVIQKSTLFGGFGKSCVMCFICYCV, encoded by the exons ATGTGGGTCGAGATACTGTGCGGCCTGGTGGCCTACAAGCTCATCCgcaccatcttcttctccggcgacggcctcGACCAGCTCGCCGACCTCGACTCCTCCCACTCCGATCTCTGCTTCGCCGTCGCGTCCAG GCTCGAGAAGCTCTACGGCGGCCGCTGTTTCGTCGGCCTTCGCATCCCCGACCCCGACGCCGGGGCGCGCCAGCACGTCGACGTCGTTCTCGTCACCAAGAG GGAGGTCATGGTGGTGGCAATCAAAAATCTGTCCGGTTTTGTTGAGGTTGACAAGGATGGCAACTGGTACACTGAGAAGAAGCGCAAGCAGGAGGTTATACCAAACCCG GTTGTTGAAGTCAATAGAATAGCTGCCAATCTTCAATCATACTTGGAGCAGAGGGGAGCAACACTGCCTAACGGGATTGTAAGCGGAAGAGTTGTACTGCCAAATCCCAACTGCAG GCCTTCATACACTATTAATCTTCAACCGGAGGTTATCTCACACGATCAATGGAATGATCTCAAGGCAGACACAAAAGGTGGAGTATCGACATGGATTAAAGGTGCATTTAGTGGAAGCAAAAGTGACATCCAAGACTCGTTACTCCAAAACTTATATTCTATTCTCAGCACCTCCCCTATGTGGGACAG GTTGGAACTCAGAGGGGACAAAAATGTCCTTGGTGAATTCATGGAATTTAAAGGCAGACATGAAGACATGCAACTCTTGAAAAAACTGAAGAGATCAAAAGTTAGCCGATTTGTCATCCAGAAATCAACTCTTTTTGGAGGTTTTGGTAAGTCCTGTGTGATGTGCTTTATTTGTTATTGTGTCTAG